The genomic DNA GGATAGAGACAGCAACAAAGAACCAAGTCTTGCCGAAATGACCGAAAAAGCCTTGAACTTACTCCAAAAAAACAACCCCAAAGGTTTTGTACTAATGGTGGAAGGAAGCCGGATAGACCATGCGGCACATGCAAACGACCCCGCAGGACATGTTCACGACATCTTGGCCTATGATGCGGCCGTCCGTAAAGCCCTTGAGTTTGCACGGCGCGATGGAAAAACATTGGTGATTTCGGTTGCAGACCACGAAACGGGGGGAATGACGCTTGGACGTGATGGGGTTTATCAATGGAAGCCAGAAGAATTAGCGAAAGTTAAAAACTCGGTGGATACGCTCGCTGCATTAGCAAGAAAAAACGGAACCAATGTCGTGGAGTTGTTGCGTACACGTGCGGGTATTAATGACCTCAAAGAAGATGAAATTGCCGCTTTGAACAACGGTCTTGCAAATAACGATCCGCGCTTTGCTTTTACGCTCATCCACATTGTTTCTAAACGAAGCATTATTGGCTGGACAACCGACGGGCACTCTGGCGTTGACGTAACGCTTCATGCCTTTGGCCCAAGTGCAAGTTTGTTTAAAGGAAACCGAGAAAACAACGTTGTAGGCCAAACCATTGCAAAATTATTGGGCTTCGACCTTAAAGCGCTTACAAAAAAGATGTTCCAATAAGGATTAATTCTATTGGTGTCCTCCGCTTCGGGTTCATGAGGCCATCGGATACAATAATTCTTGCAGGACAACGTTCGGAGGTACCTCATCGAAGTGGTGCAAACTTAGCCAGAACAGTATTTTAATAGAAGCACAAAGCTCCAAGTTTGCACGTCACCCCGCCTGACGCAAAACCCGTGTTATAGCGAGTGGTTCTG from Rhodothermia bacterium includes the following:
- a CDS encoding alkaline phosphatase, with amino-acid sequence MRLLALLFLAIWSLHCNVHAQNRPKNVILMIPDGFGPASLTMARDFQHATTGKMQLALDEFLVGNARTYASNSRVTDSAAGATAYSCGIKTYNGAIAVAPDGSPCATLFEAAKKKGMKTGVVVTTRLTHATPAAFSSHVPRRANEEDIATQQIENADMDIVFGGGGKYFTPKETGGARADGRNLLQEAHKKGYTVVQDLAGFRQLNKLPAMAVFAPDHMAYEVDRDSNKEPSLAEMTEKALNLLQKNNPKGFVLMVEGSRIDHAAHANDPAGHVHDILAYDAAVRKALEFARRDGKTLVISVADHETGGMTLGRDGVYQWKPEELAKVKNSVDTLAALARKNGTNVVELLRTRAGINDLKEDEIAALNNGLANNDPRFAFTLIHIVSKRSIIGWTTDGHSGVDVTLHAFGPSASLFKGNRENNVVGQTIAKLLGFDLKALTKKMFQ